The genomic region CAATTACATTAAACAAAAGGACTGAAACGATTGAGGTTAGTGAAAGAAACGATATTCATATTGATATATCTAAGTATCGTGAACTGGTACAGGAAAACACTAATTTAAGGcgtaatttagaaaaaaaaaaaaatgtagaaaatgAGCTGTCGAGTCTAAGAAAGAATTACGATGCAATGAGTGAAGAAATTGAAGAGATTACAAAAGAATTTGAAAAGAAGCAAGAACAAATTGACGAAATGATTgttcaaataaaaaacaaagaattaGAATCGTTAGAAAAACATAGTAACATGATgaataaagtatatatagaagaaaatttaaaacagcTTGAAAATAGTTATCAAGAAAAGATGTTATGCATAAATAggatttatgaaaaatatgaaaattttgttaatttttatttaactttattttatcatgCTAGAAAAAGTGCTATAATTGCTGATAGTGCAAGGGAAGAACAAATGGGTGTTTTTGTCaagttaaaagaaaaatatgaatttgtatttcaacaaaaaaatgaagtaaatgatcttttaaaaaaagtttatagttgtaataaaaaattaattgatCAATGTAATAATCTGTATAAGGAAAATCAAAATCTTCAGCacacattattatataaccaGAGAAATGTAACAAAAGACGGTCCTTCGAAAGAAGACAGACATATATTAgtagaagaaaataatgaattgcGTAGAAGACTAATATGTAGTGTGTGCATGGaaaattttagaaattatGTTATCATAAAGTGCGGTCATATATATTGCGAGAATTGTATATTTAGTAATTTAAAAACGAGAAATAGGAAATGTCCGCAGTGTAAAATACCTTTCGATAAAAAGGATTtgcaaaaaatttttctcGATTGACCTGGAGCGGCTGGTACCTCGGGGGTGCAGTggtaatatatgtacatcgTCTAGGAGATGgaccttttttattttattttattatttttttttttatactgtGTAATTCCAGCACATTTTGCTCGCGCGTCTATATTTACACGTGTAATAAATTTGTATGAGTTTATGcgtattatgtatatgtatagttatatacgggtatatatatatatatatatatatatatgtactcgAATATCTTATTTATGTACACACGTATATGCCTACtaacttaaaaatttttttttttttttttttttatgcgaACATACTCctcaaattaataattttcccTTTCGtaatatgtaatttaaacttttattttattttattttattttgttttattttgttttattttgttttattttgttttattttgttttattttattttatttattttttttttttaaagctcctttattatatttaatttaaacactttttttattcgttCAGATTTTTCCCAGTTATACccgtatttatttatttatataataatttccttatttattcatttaattgtatccttatttatttatgatcTACAGTATCGTTTGTGAATTGGTAAATTTAATagattacttttttttttttaaatttaaatgaataaataaattagtaCTCAACTTACGCAAGCATCTGGGGTATGCAtaaacacacatatatatatatatatatatatatatgtatgtacgtaacTGCTTACacgtgtatgtgtgtatgtatatattttatctacGTATGTACAAGTTTTTAGTTTCGTAGTTAATGAGATGGACCTTACGGAAGTGCTTTCACATTTCCAATAATGTCGCTTTCGTTTATTTGATTACATAAAAACAcgtatacaaacatacatataggtatgtacaagtatatatacttatctatctatctatctatctatctatctatctatctatatatatatatatatatatgtagatgtagataagtatatattttggaggcgttcatttattttcttaccCTTCACGCACCTTCATTCACGAATAGCTAACTTTGTTATGATTGAAGGAAGTTAGCTTTATTAACACTGAAGTGATATGCTCAGTATATTGAGTACGTCCATATGCTCATGAGATAtgcaaacatacatatattcatatgcaTGGATGAATGTACCTATCAatgtacgtacgtatatatgtaagcgTTCTTAAAAATAGAGCCTGCATAAAcgtttcaaaaattaaagaaaaaagtatagCACAGCTATATGTCCAAATAAAGAATACTTGAAATAAAGTGCAGACAGAATTTCATGTACAGTTTAGGAGgagaaaaattacaaaatgcttttttttttttatgaaactTTAGTACTGTATATTGTTGATGTTATATGACCTTAATAACTTTAATATATCCCTTTAATTTGTTCTCTCATTTTGTTCCCACAGTTCGATACATcggttcttttttttaatatgactttttaattttattcttgtatttttattcctttaatatgaatatttaattttattcctatatttttattccctTGATAtgactttttaattttattcctatatttttattcctttaatatgaatatttaattttattcctatatttttattccctTGATAtgactttttaattttattcttgtatttttattcctttaatatgaatatttaattttattcctatatttttattccctTGATAtgactttttaattttattcctatatttttattcctttaatatgaatatttaattttattcctatatttttattcctttaattttttttttttatttgctttGTCGAAACTGAGTAGCGTAAACGAAATTTTCCCTCAGCGGATGATGAATTCGTTCTTTGCGTACTGTGAAGGAGGATCGTTTTAGGAAAACTACGGAAgcaatcaaaaaaaaaaaaaaaaaaaaagtaaaaaatagaagTTTTAGTATACGTGTTAGTAGTTACTGTAGCAGTTGCAAGGGAATAGAACGAAGTGCTGTTCGAGTGCAGACATTATAGAGACCCCCTCTTGTGTCGAGATGAGCTACTGTTTCTGAGAATGCGTAAATAATTAAGCAATCCCGTGGTACATTCGAAAGATGATTGAAATGTTGAACAGTTGCATTGTTACTTTTAACAGAACTTTAAGGAAGAAGGAAAAGAGCTACTGTAAGATGATGCAAAATCGCTTATGTATTAGTAGACTAGTTGaatgtaaaataaacaaattttacGAAATGTCGCTATGGAGAAAAAGCCTTATAGGGGTAAGCAGTGTGAGTAAGAAAAAGATGGTAAAAAGTTATAGCAATTTTCATGCGGATTTATTGTTATatgggaaaaataaaaaatatgaaacaaTTTTTCCACTACAAGAACGATTACACGCATGCGCAGCATTACGCTTAAACGCACACTCACAAGCAGGCGTATACCCATGctcatatgtatgtgtacatcTACATCCACCTCCACGCTCAAACCCCGTTACCCACTTCATTCCAAATTTGCGGGCTTTTTGTTCGATGCCCcacaatattataaaaaagaatgaagAGAGTGTGGGGAAAACAACTGATAACCCCAAGCAGTCACTAGAAGAGGAAATGAAACGtatcaaagaaaaaatgaaaagggaACGAGTAAAACATAAGAaggttttattttttatttttagttgTATATTTggcttatatatgtattttgaATCATATAATCcagaattttttatgtacgatgtttttttaaaattttgtttaaaatatatagatagtgAGTTATGTCATgatctatttttattattaggaAAATTTAGATTATTACCGTATGATACAAGTAATGAtagtatatatgcattatcaaatataaaggatttaaattttataaaccCGTTTGGAGTAGCAGCAGGGTTTGATAAAAATGGTGTAAGCATCGATTCGATATTAAAATTAGgtttttcatttatagaAATAGGTACAATGACACCTAAGCCTCaaaaaggaaatgaaaaaCCTAGAATATTTAGAGATAATGAGACAAAGAGTATAATAAATTCTTGTGGGTTTAATAATATAGGTTGTGATAAAATAACAACAAATTTAATTGAATTTAGAAAAAGACaagaaaaggataaaattCTAAGTAGACATATTGTTGGTGTAAGTAtagggaaaaataaaaatacaattaatattatagatGATTTAAGTTATTGCATTAAGAAAATAGCTAGATACGCAGATTATATAGCAATAAATGTTAGCTCACCTAATACACCAGGATTGAGGGATAATCAAGAGTctgcaaaattaaaaaatataattctgaGTGTACAGGGAGAAATAGATAAGTTGGAAAGGGGGGATAAAAACAGTGAAGTAGATACTGCACTATGCATAACTAACAGCATAAGTAACCACAATGATG from Plasmodium malariae genome assembly, chromosome: 11 harbors:
- the DHODH gene encoding dihydroorotate dehydrogenase, putative, coding for MLNSCIVTFNRTLRKKEKSYCKMMQNRLCISRLVECKINKFYEMSLWRKSLIGVSSVSKKKMVKSYSNFHADLLLYGKNKKYETIFPLQERLHACAALRLNAHSQAGVYPCSYVCVHLHPPPRSNPVTHFIPNLRAFCSMPHNIIKKNEESVGKTTDNPKQSLEEEMKRIKEKMKRERVKHKKVLFFIFSCIFGLYMYFESYNPEFFMYDVFLKFCLKYIDSELCHDLFLLLGKFRLLPYDTSNDSIYALSNIKDLNFINPFGVAAGFDKNGVSIDSILKLGFSFIEIGTMTPKPQKGNEKPRIFRDNETKSIINSCGFNNIGCDKITTNLIEFRKRQEKDKILSRHIVGVSIGKNKNTINIIDDLSYCIKKIARYADYIAINVSSPNTPGLRDNQESAKLKNIILSVQGEIDKLERGDKNSEVDTALCITNSISNHNDENKLWINTTKRRPLVFVKLSPDLEENDRKKIAQVLLETDIDGMIISNTTIKNFNIKSFENKKGGVSGQKLKDISTNLIAEMYNYTNKKIPIIASGGIFSAEDALEKIEAGASVCQLYSCLVFNGVKTAVKIKRELNNLLYQRGYYNLEEAIGKRHKRGDQRN